The window AAATTCAAAAAATTAACGGAGTTCAGAGAACAATTACTTGTATAGCATTGGATTAGAAAATAAGTTAAACTTTGGCTAAAATGGAGAGGCTGTTTTTTTTAGTTCAACATGGTGAGGCAAAAAGTGAGATAGAGGATCCTGAAAGACATTTAACTGAAAAGGGAAAAGAGGAAAGTAAAAAAGTTGCAGAGTTTCTCCTAAATATAAATTTAAAACCTGATTTAATAATACACAGTGAAAAGGTAAGAGCAAGGGAAACTGCTGAGATATTTTCTAAAATCTTAAACCCTCCAAAGGAAATTATTCAGGGTGAAAATCTCTTGCCTTTAGA is drawn from Candidatus Hydrothermales bacterium and contains these coding sequences:
- the sixA gene encoding phosphohistidine phosphatase SixA is translated as MERLFFLVQHGEAKSEIEDPERHLTEKGKEESKKVAEFLLNINLKPDLIIHSEKVRARETAEIFSKILNPPKEIIQGENLLPLDSPVFWAERLREEESNIMLVGHLPHLSKLTSLLIVNNQDKEIIKFRYSSCLILLREEKKFYVKLFITPEIAR